The following proteins are encoded in a genomic region of Necator americanus strain Aroian chromosome II, whole genome shotgun sequence:
- a CDS encoding hypothetical protein (NECATOR_CHRII.G5421.T1): protein MSDDDDESASHFSRNQPARARLSRGRAPSQKKRPQSSSDPPTPHKQTFGLRKSGSAHSNLCAVQQPPEQNTPRMRREKPPPPAKPQDLAQRAMAWSQCSQPGPSTQTELQEREPSTTREQTNRTSVEVSEVPTASSTPTTSRNSRPRLAPPPPPPPKKPARLIPRGQSSDSSDHITRVEVDPFSNDIYQQLPSPEEKSPRAPSSMVPDEYPRPSVPTIPLPLPPQSHENPDEDCECYEEIDYSSDTLTKSSVDFSSVDSAQAYTASGSEPATARDRRSETFADSQTWNATHPRHSFSLPTNSSSMSPSLDRPLTATLRRKKPLSPRTSGPSELEKLFRFKSTLQQNISKKMGQLRQRVGDKRIRQSHSEGTKDVDYVMRGDVTTSDTTTHYKTTDDDDIYVYGDEWSSDDDDDQNAYNDRRSSMYKELEQQLNRAFPVTKMESEYEYDSADLVADENRERPEALPFASLSVTGSNMDDPSPEEEDYARQYTSRLPTDQPLYQIYMLAENDKLFDSVLLRSNDSACGHEEHTMDSSGSVDLFRRESCASSDSGRGADCSTSASALTSNTSMRRERLIATSHFGSQRSLWCELEEVRAAGLLSTLDEETKMRQEAYFEVITSEASYLRSLNILITHFMASQELMGSKSSFSVISNSDRKQLFSNIFAVRDCSERLLSDLETRLEQSLVLDDLCSILLHHFETNFDVYIKYCSNQVYQERTLRRLKAENPAFLTAVSRMEADRQCQGLDMRSFLMLPMQRVTRYPLLVYAILDRLKRGCDEYEVATKALHAANRVVGECNEGARRMERTEQLLEVDSRLVYKDPDLKKIALVSNCRYLVKRGSLVQLMERKNRTILQGKQKTRNVYIFLFSDIILVTKKKLNGTYECKDYAARRYIDVQPLEVDPNRMINGAVSSLTTRPHLFLCVFMRNARGRQTELLLNAESETDRERWLSALRPPMSANPEEKIYAEWDCPQAVAVHTYNKNQDDELSLEVGDMVNILRKMPDGWFFGERSSDGQSGWFPSSYVQQILNDHVRANNYRKRLRLIQAAGSVSARESPVRSNATPLMDRLRRMSNPRFLFQADSTVAL, encoded by the exons AAACGTTTGGCTTACGAAAAAGTGGATCCGCACATTCCAACCTCTGCGCGGTTCAGCAGCCCCCGGAACAGAACACACCACG AATGCGACGAGAAAAACCTCCTCCACCGGCGAAACCGCAAGATCTTGCGCAACGTGCGATGGCGTGGAGTCAATGCAGTCAACCCGGACCTTCAACGCAAACCGAGTTGCAGGAACGTGAGCCCTCCACAACTCGggaacaaacaaatcgaactTCCGTTGAAGTGTCGGAAGTTCCTACAGCATCCAGTACACCAACAACAAGCAG aaattctcgtCCTCGCCTGGCTCCGcctcctccaccacctccCAAAAAACCGGCCAGACTAATTCCACGTGGTCAATCTTCAGATAGTTCGGATCATATCACTAG AGTAGAAGTTGATCCATTCTCAAACGATATTTACCAACAACTACCGTCACCAGAAGAGAAATCGCCAAGGGCACCGTCATCCATGGTTCCGGATGAATATCCGAGACCCAG TGTTCCAACCATTCCTCTCCCTCTCCCCCCACAATCGCATGAGAATCCTGACGAGGACTGCGAATGCTATGAAGAGATTGATTACAGTTCGGATACGTTGACG AAGAGCAGCGTGGATTTTTCCTCCGTCGACAGCGCTCAGGCGTACACGGCTTCTGGCAGCGAACCGGCGACCGCCAGAGATCGGCGATCAGAAAC ATTCGCAGACTCACAAACGTGGAACGCTACTCATCCTCGTCACTCGTTCTCTCTACCCACCAACAGTTCCTCGATGAGTCCCAGCTTGGATCGTCCACTTACTGCTACTTTGAGAAG gaaaaagcCACTGTCGCCTCGTACATCTGGTCCATCTGAACTGGAAAAACTCTTCCGTTTCAAGAGCACATTGCAACAGAACATATCTAAGAAG ATGGGTCAATTACGTCAAAGAGTTGGCGATAAGCGAATTCGTCAATCGCATTCCGAGGGTACGAAGGATGTCGATTATGTCATGAGAGGTGACGTGACGACTTCCGACACGACCACTCACTACAAAACCACCGACGACGACGATATCTACGTGTACGGTGACGAATGGAGCAGTGATGATGATGACG ATCAGAATGCGTACAATGATCGACGTTCGTCGATGTATAAAGAACTAGAACAACAGCTGAATAGAGCGTTTCCGGTGACGAAAATGGAATCTG aatatgaatatgattCGGCTGATTTGGTCGCGGACGAGAATCGTGAACGTCCAGAGGCGCTGCCATTCGCATCGCTATCTGTCACAGGCTCCAACATG GATGATCCCTCCCCTGAGGAGGAGGACTACGCGCGACAGTACACGAGTCGTCTACCTACCGATCAACCTCTCTATCAAATCTACATGTTGGCAGAAAACGACAAACTCTTCGACAGTGTGCTTTTAAGGTCGAACGATAGTGCTTGCGGTCACGAAGAGCACACGATGGATTCGTCCGGTTCTGTTGATTTG TTCCGCCGTGAATCTTGTGCTTCTTCGGATTCTGGCCGAGGAGCAGATTGTTCCACATCGGCGTCCGCGCTAACATCCAACACATCTATGAGACGTGAACGGCTAATAGCGACATCCCATTTCGGAAGTCAACGAAGCCTTTGGTGTGAGCTCGAGGAG GTCCGAGCAGCAGGTTTGCTGAGCACCTTGGATGAGGAGACAAAGATGCGTCAGGAAGCGTATTTTGAG GTGATCACGAGTGAGGCGAGTTATTTGCGCTCGTTAAACATTTTGATCACACATTTCATGGCCAGCCAGGAATTGATGG GATCAAAGAGCTCATTCTCCGTGATCTCAAATTCAGACCGAAAGCAACTATTCAGTAACATTTTTGCTGTTCGAGATTGCAGTGAGAG ACTACTCTCTGATCTGGAGACTCGTCTGGAGCAGAGTTTGGTCCTCGATGATCTGTGCAGCATACTTCTGCATCATTTCGAGACAAATTTCGACGTATACATCAAGTACTGCTCGAATCAG GTATATCAAGAAAGGACTCTCCGCCGTCTAAAAGCTGAGAATCCAGCATTTCTAACCGCAGTGTCCAGAATGGAAGCGGACAGGCAATGTCAGGGTCTCGACATGCGTTCGTTCCTGATGTTACCTATGCAACGCGTCACCAG GTATCCCCTGTTGGTTTATGCTATTTTGGATCGATTGAAACGAGGATGTGACGAATACGAGGTGGCAACAAAAGCACTTCATGCAGCTAATAGG GTGGTAGGCGAATGTAATGAAGGAGCAAGAAGGATGGAACGGACCGAACAGCTGCTCGAAGTTGATAGTCGGCTGGTATACAAGGATCCAGACTTAAA GAAAATCGCATTGGTTTCTAATTGTCGCTACCTTGTTAAACGAGGCTCACTTGTCCAGCtgatggaaaggaaaaatagaacTATTCTGCAG ggGAAACAGAAGACCCGCAACGTctacatatttcttttctcggATATTATTCTggtaacgaagaaaaaact aaatggcACCTATGAATGCAAAGACTACGCCGCTAGGCGCTACATTGATGTACAGCCTCTGGAGGTGGATCCGAATCGA ATGATTAATGGCGCAGTCTCCTCGTTAACAACTCGTCCACATCTGTTCCTTTGCGTTTTCATGCGAAATGCACGCGGAAGACAAACGGAACTTCTGTTGAACGCGGAATCTGAAACGGATCGAGAACGATGGCTGAGTGCTCTGCGCCCTCCTATG TCTGCAAATCCTGAGGAGAAAATCTATGCGGAATGGGATTGTCCGCAGGCGGTGGCTGTCCATACTTACAACAAGAATCAGGATGATGAATTGTCGCTAGAAGTCGGCGATATGGTCAATATTCTTAGAAAAATGCCTGATG GTTGGTTTTTCGGTGAAAGAAGTAGTGATGGGCAATCCGGATGGTTTCCATCCTCATATGTTCAGCAAATCCTTAACGATCACGTGAGAGCCAATAATTATCGCAAAAGGCTACGTCTTATTCAG